The Pseudomonadota bacterium genome includes a window with the following:
- a CDS encoding D-tyrosyl-tRNA(Tyr) deacylase, which yields MRAVFQRVLESSVTVDGAVVGRIGRGAMVLLGVGEGDSDEDVRYLADKVANLRVFTDPEGKMNLSVREIGGEVLVVSQFTLYGDCRKGRRPSFASAAAPEEARRLYVAFCERLRGEGLTVAEGIFQADMTVHIVNQGPVTIMLDSRRGF from the coding sequence ATGCGCGCCGTCTTCCAGCGGGTTCTCGAATCTTCGGTGACGGTCGACGGTGCTGTCGTGGGGCGCATCGGGCGCGGCGCAATGGTGCTGCTCGGCGTTGGTGAAGGCGACAGCGACGAAGACGTGCGCTATCTCGCCGACAAGGTGGCCAACCTGCGGGTCTTCACTGACCCCGAGGGGAAGATGAACCTGTCGGTTCGTGAGATCGGCGGCGAGGTGCTCGTGGTCTCGCAGTTCACGCTCTATGGCGATTGTCGCAAGGGACGTCGACCCTCGTTTGCCTCGGCGGCGGCCCCGGAAGAGGCGCGGAGGCTCTACGTGGCCTTCTGCGAGCGCCTTCGCGGGGAGGGTCTCACCGTGGCAGAGGGGATCTTCCAGGCCGACATGACAGTGCACATCGTCAACCAGGGACCCGTGACCATCATGCTCGACAGCCGTCGCGGTTTCTGA
- a CDS encoding energy-coupled thiamine transporter ThiT, with protein sequence MAVEPVRNPAPASFNAPTRRDGVRAVAFVGVCAALSFVCGMVGWTAPQGGRVSLADVPVLALALAMGWRPACLAGALAGLLHYPQQPVTVHPLSLLLDYPVSGACLGLAGLPLFRRPGRVWALAGVVTAIAGKYAVHVWSGVLFWAQGLQGLTAWRFSLIYNATYMLPTLGVDLAVMAVLARRMGQGRGAHVA encoded by the coding sequence ATGGCGGTCGAACCCGTGCGCAACCCTGCTCCCGCGTCCTTCAACGCGCCCACGCGGCGCGATGGGGTGAGAGCCGTTGCGTTCGTGGGGGTGTGCGCGGCACTCTCGTTCGTCTGCGGCATGGTGGGGTGGACCGCTCCCCAGGGGGGGCGCGTGTCGCTTGCCGACGTGCCCGTTCTGGCCCTCGCCCTGGCCATGGGCTGGCGTCCGGCCTGCCTGGCAGGAGCGCTTGCCGGGCTGCTCCACTACCCGCAGCAGCCCGTGACCGTGCACCCGCTCTCGCTGCTGCTCGACTATCCTGTATCCGGGGCCTGTCTGGGCCTGGCCGGGCTGCCCCTCTTCCGGCGGCCAGGACGGGTCTGGGCGCTCGCAGGGGTTGTCACGGCCATCGCTGGCAAGTACGCGGTCCACGTCTGGAGCGGCGTGCTCTTCTGGGCCCAGGGCCTGCAGGGCCTGACGGCGTGGCGCTTCTCCCTTATCTACAACGCCACCTACATGCTCCCCACGCTCGGGGTCGACCTCGCGGTGATGGCGGTTCTCGCGAGACGAATGGGGCAGGGCAGGGGGGCGCACGTCGCATGA